The following proteins come from a genomic window of Aspergillus oryzae RIB40 DNA, chromosome 4:
- a CDS encoding uncharacterized protein (predicted protein), protein MAPPTPAENESHQLLLNQLDIAQVPRPFRNPHWKPSQRRNKNVKQLISESSRKEASQMATQANSGATTPLVATTSASTDGSQTPADGGQRTNIAQAAQNLSTLVLEKNARAMYSSGPAVTYTNIESAPSLHPSQQTRYCDITGLPAPYTDPKTRLRYHDKEVFGVVRSLAQGVPESYLELRAAHVVLK, encoded by the coding sequence ATGGCACCTCCTACTCCCGCCGAAAATGAAAGCCACCAACTACTCCTCAATCAACTCGACATCGCACAGGTCCCGCGCCCCTTCCGCAACCCCCATTGGAAGCCCTCCCAACGGCGCAACAAGAACGTCAAGCAACTGATCTCCGAGAGCTCCCGGAAAGAAGCCTCCCAGATGGCCACACAAGCCAACTCCGGCGCGACCACGCCTCTCGTGGCCACCACCTCTGCCAGTACAGACGGCAGCCAGACGCCCGCAGACGGGGGTCAGCGCACGAACATCGCGCAAGCAGCGCAGAACCTCTCCACGCTTGTCCTGGAGAAGAACGCACGGGCAATGTACTCGTCAGGGCCGGCGGTGACGTATACGAATATCGAGTCGGCGCCGTCGCTGCACCCCTCGCAGCAGACGAGGTATTGCGATATCACGGGGTTGCCAGCTCCGTACACGGATCCCAAGACCCGGCTGAGGTATCATGATAAGGAGGTCTTTGGGGTGGTCCGGTCTCTGGCGCAGGGTGTGCCTGAAAGTTACCTTGAGTTGAGGGCAGCGCATGTGGTCCTTAAGTAA
- a CDS encoding uncharacterized protein (predicted protein) — protein sequence MRNVASFDKSKNGDNVDVNGNDNMDDNVEDNIDANIADNVDVSDDKSVELNYLFLFYGIGVKRHCCHKSTSPNTILVLPEASSPRENPLALWPGMRTSGGNLIQAFTVSFLNPAAQLSITPPSSQNLQPLLQIRPYNRNIARKLPNRDQEIAKEDKQPV from the exons ATGCGAAATGTCGCTTCCTTTGACAAAAGCAAGAATGGGGATAATGTTGATGTTAATGGCAATGATAACATGGATGACAATGTCGAAGACAATATCGATGCCAATATTGCTGATAATGTCGATGTTAGTGACGACAAATCAGTGGAGTTGAAttacttgtttcttttttatgGGATTG GCGTCAAGAGACATTGCTGTCACAAGTCCACGTCTCCAAATACTATACTAGTGTTGCCTGAAGCATCCAGCCCTCGGGAAAATCCCCTTGCACTCTGGCCAGGAATGAGAACCAGCGGTGGCAACCTGATTCAGGCTTTTActgtctctttcttgaacCCTGCAGC GCAGCTCAGCATTACTCCTCCCTCCAGCCAGAACCTCCAACCCCTTCTGCAAATACGGCCCTACAACCGGAATATTGCCCGCAAACTGCCCAATCGTGATCAGGAAATCGCCAAAGAGGATAAACAACCCGTATAG
- a CDS encoding uncharacterized protein (predicted protein) — protein MHNDNERPKNIPPYTPMSSLGHELGVMFAFLAACFVIMGLYVFFWRAFERREAQKEKARKERFTRRDVHHERSGIPEKIWCSGESSGLGGDGCPGCAAEVTIPFPYSWDTLAPEVQRCLLRVGWLGWESLRTYKMDPF, from the exons atGCACAATGATAACGAGAGACCAAAGAACATCCCACCCTACACGCCGATGTCCTCGCTCGGCCATGAGTTAGGTGTGATGTTCGCCTTTCTTGCGGCCTGTTTCGTGATCATGGGATTATACGTCTTCTTTTGGCGAG CGTTCGAACGCCGGGAGgcacaaaaggaaaaggccCGCAAAGAGCGGTTTACGAGGAGAGACGTCCACCATGAGCGCAGCGGCATCCCCGAGAAAAT CTGGTGCTCGGGTGAATCGAGCGGGCTGGGTGGAGATGGATGTCCTGGGTGCGCCGCGGAGGTGACAATTCCGTTCCCATATTCTTGGGATACTCTTGCCCCTGAAGTCCAGAGGTGTTTACTAAGGGTTGGGTGGCTGGGATGGGAATCTCTCCGTACTTACAAAATGGATCCATTTTAG